A single genomic interval of Hoplias malabaricus isolate fHopMal1 chromosome 7, fHopMal1.hap1, whole genome shotgun sequence harbors:
- the extl3 gene encoding exostosin-like 3, with product MQRNGGIVGNGSQSWVLRRVRLTWLSFMLFFILVFFPLIAHYYLTTIDEAGGPDKRIFGPRPGGELCEAKHVQDLCRIRESVSEELLQLEAKRQELNGEIARLNLRIEACKRSIDSAKQDLLQLKNVISQTEHSYKELMAQNQPKLSLPVRLLPDKDDPGLPPPRSVQSCRLHTCFDYARCPLTSGFPVYVYDTGSYPWGENIDPLVKQAFASSVKSSVYVTDNPSIACLYVVLVGEIQDSSSTSPLSPLDLEKQLKTLPYWRSDGHNHLLVHLSRKSLTQNFLYNVSTGRAAVAQSTFLERQYREGFDLVVSPLVHALSEPNFLEVPPQVPVKRKYLFTFQGEKVESLRSSLLEAPPQSFEEEMEGDPPADYDDRIIGTLKAVQDSHLDQVLVEFTCKNRPKPSLPTEWALCGEREDRLEVLKTSTFALVISPGDGQLVASAGCNMRLFEALEVGAIPVVLGDHSKLPYHQLIRWSEAAIMVPKPRITELHFLLRSLSDNDLLAMRRQGRFLWETYFSTSESIFNTILASVRTSIQIQAAPIKEEPAQEIPHKAGKMAGTDANLADNGDLDLGPVETEPPYASPRFLRNFTYTVSDLYRTWNRAPGPFHLFPHTPLDPVLPSEAKFLGSGTGFRPIGGGSGGSGKEFQAALGGNVPREQFTVVMLTYEREEVLMNSLERLNGLPYLNKVVVVWNSPKPPSDDLLWPDIGLPIVVVRTEKNSLNNRFLPWDAVETEAILSIDDDAHLRHDEIMFGFRVWREARDRIVGFPGRFHAWDVNHQSWLYNSNYSCELSMVLTGAAFFHKYYAYLYSYVMPQAIRDMVDEYINCEDIAMNFLVSHITRKPPIKVTSRWTFRCPGCPQALSHDDSHFHERHKCINFFVKVYGYMPLLYTQFRVDSVLFKTRLPHDKTKCFKFI from the exons ATGCAGCGAAACGGAGGCATCGTGGGGAACGGCAGCCAGTCATGGGTGCTCCGGCGAGTTCGACTGACCTGGCTCAGTTTCATGCTCTTCTTCATTTTGGTCTTCTTTCCACTCATTGCTCACTACTACCTCACCACCATTGATGAGGCAGGAGGGCCGGACAAGCGCATCTTTGGCCCCAGACCTGGTGGCGAACTGTGCGAAGCGAAGCATGTACAAGACCTCTGTCGGATAAGGGAATCTGTGAGTGAAGAGCTGCTTCAGCTGGAAGCCAAGCGGCAGGAGCTAAACGGCGAGATCGCCCGTCTGAACTTGCGCATCGAAGCCTGTAAACGAAGTATCGACAGTGCCAAACAGGACTTGCTACAACTCAAAAATGTCATCAGCCAGACAGAACACTCTTATAAAGAACTAATGGCTCAAAACCAGCCAAAGTTATCTTTGCCTGTGAGATTACTACCAGACAAAGATGACCCAGGACTCCCTCCTCCGAGGTCTGTGCAGTCCTGTCGCTTGCATACGTGTTTTGATTACGCCAGGTGTCCACTTACGtctggctttccagtgtatGTGTATGACACGGGGTCTTATCCCTGGGGTGAGAATATTGACCCATTGGTCAAGCAAGCCTTTGCATCATCTGTTAAGAGCAGTGTCTATGTTACGGACAATCCAAGCATTGCATGTCTTTACGTGGTGCTTGTTGGAGAGATTCAAGATTCCTCATCAACCTCCCCTCTTTCTCCGTTGGACCTGGAAAAGCAGCTCAAGACCTTGCCATACTGGAGGTCAGACGGCCATAATCACCTGCTGGTGCACTTGTCCAGAAAGTCTCTGACTCAGAATTTCTTGTACAACGTAAGCACAGGCCGAGCAGCTGTAGCACAGTCTACCTTTCTTGAAAGGCAATACAGAGAAGGATTTGACCTGGTGGTTTCTCCTCTGGTCCATGCCCTCTCTGAACCCAACTTTCTGGAGGTGCCTCCTCAGGTCCCAGTGAAGAGGAAGTACCTCTTCACCTTCCAAGGTGAAAAAGTGGAGTCGCTGAGGAGCAGCTTGTTGGAAGCGCCACCGCAGTCATTTGAGGAAGAAATGGAAGGAGATCCGCCGGCCGATTATGACGATCGCATCATTGGCACACTCAAAGCTGTACAAGATAGCCACCTAGATCAGGTACTAGTGGAATTCACCTGCAAGAATAGGCCGAAACCCAGCTTACCAACAGAATGGGCCTTGTGTGGAGAGCGGGAGGACCGTTTGGAAGTACTAAAAACATCTACGTTTGCCTTGGTGATTTCACCAGGCGACGGACAACTTGTGGCATCTGCAGGATGTAACATGCGCCTCTTTGAGGCTCTGGAGGTTGGGGCAATCCCAGTGGTGCTTGGTGATCATTCCAAATTACCTTATCACCAGCTCATACGTTGGAGTGAGGCGGCCATCATGGTCCCCAAGCCTCGCATTACAGAGTTACACTTCCTTTTAAGGAGCCTCTCGGACAACGACTTGCTGGCCATGCGACGGCAAGGTCGATTTTTGTGGGAGACGTATTTTTCCACTTCTGAgagtatattcaacaccattctGGCTAGTGTTCGGACTAGCATTCAGATACAAGCAGCACCTATAAAGGAGGAGCCTGCCCAGGAGATTCCCCACAAGGCTGGGAAGATGGCAGGAACCGACGCCAACTTGGCTGATAACGGTGACCTGGATCTCGGTCCAGTAGAGACGGAGCCCCCTTATGCTTCTCCAAGGTTTTTGCGAAACTTCACATACACAGTGTCAGATCTTTACAGAACCTGGAATCGTGCTCCTGGACCTTTCCATCTCTTTCCCCACACTCCATTGGACCCTGTTTTACCTTCCGAGGCCAAGTTCCTAGGCTCAGGAACGGGCTTCCGCCCCATTGGTGGGGGTTCTGGTGGCTCTGGAAAAGAGTTTCAAGCTGCGTTGGGAGGAAACGTCCCGAGAGAACAGTTCACAGTGGTCATGCTGACTTACGAGCGGGAGGAGGTGCTCATGAACTCCCTGGAGAGGCTGAATGGCCTTCCCTATCTCAACAAGGTGGTAGTTGTCTGGAATTCCCCAAAACCACCCTCAGATGACCTCCTCTGGCCAGACATTGGGCTGCCCATTGTG GTGGTGAGGACAGAGAAGAACAGCTTGAACAATCGCTTCCTTCCCTGGGACGCTGTGGAGACCGAAGCCATCCTGTCCATCGACGACGACGCCCATCTGCGCCACGATGAAATCATGTTTGGCTTCAG GGTGTGGCGTGAGGCGAGGGATCGCATTGTCGGTTTTCCGGGGAGATTTCATGCGTGGGATGTCAATCATCAGTCGTGGCTCTATAACTCTAATTACTCCTGTGAACTCTCCATGGTCCTGACGGGCGCTGCCTTCTTTCACAAG TACTATGCGTACCTGTACTCCTACGTGATGCCTCAGGCGATTCGGGACATGGTGGACGAGTACATCAACTGTGAGGACATCGCCATGAACTTCCTGGTGTCACACATCACCCGGAAACCCCCCATCAAg GTTACATCTCGCTGGACGTTCCGCTGCCCCGGCTGCCCGCAGGCGCTCTCGCACGACGACTCTCACTTCCACGAGCGCCACAAGTGCATCAACTTCTTCGTGAAGGTGTACGGCTACATGCCTCTGCTGTACACGCAGTTCAGAGTGGACTCGGTGCTCTTTAAGACTCGGCTTCCACACGACAAGACAAAGTGCTTCAAGTTCATTTAG